The Bacteroides fragilis NCTC 9343 genome includes the window TATCTTTATAGTAGGGCACCACCCCAACCACCGGAACACCACAAAGATCTTCCAGCATCTTTACCCCCGACTCGAAAAGGCGGATATCTCCACGGAATTTATTAATCAATATCCCCTTGATATGCTTCCGCTCTTCCGGCCGAAGCAGCATCACCGAACCGTAAACACTGGCAAACACTCCTCCACGGTCTATATCAGCCACGAGAATCACATCTGCCCCGGCATGCATGGCCATGGGCAGATTCACCAGATCGCTGTCACGAAGATTGATCTCGGAGATACTCCCCGCTCCCTCCATCACTACCGGATTATATCGGGCAGCCAAACGGTCGAATGCGGCATGAACCTCTTTTCGCAATTCCTCCCGCCCTTCACGGCGGAAATATTCGTAAGCATTCCGATTGCCGATGGGACGTCCGTTGAGCACCACCTGTGAAGTATGATCGGACGATGGTTTCAGAAGCAACGGGTTCATATCCGTATGGCAAGGCACACCTGCGGCCTCGGCCTGCACGGCTTGCGCCCTTCCTATTTCAAGTCCTTCGGGAGTGGCATAAGAGTTCAATGCCATGTTTTGTGCTTTGAATGGTGCCGGATGATAACCGTCTTGCAGAAATATACGGCAGAAAGCTGCGGCAATGATGCTTTTGCCTACATCGCTACCGGTTCCGGCCAGCATCAAAGGGTGTAAGTTCTTATTCATATCGTGTTTGTCACGTTAATGGGCGACAAACTTAGTGAAAATATTCGGGGAGAGCAAGTGGGCGTATCAAAAACTCACCACAGAGAGCACAGAGTAACACAGAGAGGGGGTATGTCGAAACTCGTATTCACAACAGATTTATACAGATAAGTATCATTAGTTATCAACAGATTAAGTTTGCTCCATGGAACTCTGTGTCACTCTGTGGTGGATAATGACACATCTCCAATCCATGCAGTGTGCCTCCATGCGGAAGTTATAACAGTCTCAACTTTCTTGTCACATTCTTTGCTATTCCCACAAGATTCTTTATCTTTGTCACTTGAAAGCCGAAGAGAAATGCGGCATATTGAAACGTTTTGTGCGGAAAGAAAAGTACCAAATTTAATTAATGCATAAAAACAAGAACTTCAATAAATCAGTTTCATACGTGCGACGTAGGGTCGGGCGTGTGAACATATTTATGAAGTTCTAGGTATTGGTACTACCTCTTTCCGCGTAAATATGAACTCAGCGCCCGACTTCTTATATATATAAGGTATACATAAGGATGTGGACGTTCATAATAATCAGAAAGGTATGAACAGACCAATCAAAGAAGTAACAAGGAGGGGCAGGCATGGCTAACTGGATAACCCTCAAACAACTGTCGGAGAAACGCGGTATTGCCGAATCCGACCTCCGCACATGGGCAAACTTGGGATATATCGCTTCATCGAGGATAGAGAACGTCCTAATGATTGATGACGAAAGCCTGACCCAATATCTTGATGTTCACCAGACCAAAGATTTAGGTGAGAACTATCTGGAAAAGATTATCAAAGAAAAGGAACTGGAACGTGAAGTACTCCTCTCACAATGTGACGACGAACTATTTCTATTGAAAACCCAGAAACTACACCAACCGCTTTTTCATATCCTCATTCAGGAACTCGGCCAGTTGATTACAGACGATCATGAACGGGAAATATTCCTTTCCGTCTCCAGTGGCGAACCCATCGCACGGGTGGCGAAACGTAACAAAATGACGTATGCACAAGTGGCGACTTGCTATAGTTCCATCCTCCGGACTCTGGGTGAACATAAGGGACGAATCGCCACATTTCGCAGTCGGACGATGGAACTGATGTTCGATAAATGCAATACGGTCACACCCGTAAATACTCCCCTATCAAACCTTGTCGGCGCGCATGCCTATAATGTTTTATATGGAGAGATGGGATTCAGGACAGTACGCGACCTTCTACAATACGCCACCCAGAACGGATGGCAAAGCCTGAGACGCTTCAAGGGTATGGGACTGGTTACGTATAAGAGTGTGATGAACGCACTAAGGGATGCCAACTTCATCATTGTCCGCAAAGACGGAAACATCGAGCTGTCACCAGAGATCGCTGCACTGGTAATATAAAAAAGATAGAACCGAGTATCCCGAAGGGAATTGAAACAGATACAAAATACCCTTTTATCAAAATGATAATCCAAACGCTTCAGATTCGCTTTTTCCCGTACAAAGTACCAAGGATGGGCTAAAATCGCCGTATTTTCGCATCAAGAAAATACCGTTAGAGACCAATACATCAATTACGAGGACAAAAGGATACCTACTTTGCATTATCGTTTAACAACAGAAACAAAAACCAATAAAATATCACATTTTTATCAATCATCAACCTATCACTCTACGAGAGCAACCAGAGAAATAGGATCACTGTTTTCACTCCCAAATAAGAACAATATATGTAATGGAAGAAAACATATAGAGATATTGGGCAAAACTCTTATTCATTTTTGAAAAACACAACCGTCTTTCGGAGTAAATGCTTACTTCTTTTGGTCGAAATATCGGCTCTTCGAAGTGAAAACACAGACTCTTCCCCTTCCCAAGCCCGGTTTTCCGGGCAAAGAAGCAGAAAGTTCCGGGACATTCTCCCCTATATGGGTAAGAAAACAAAAAGGGATAGTTAGCAGAAAATGCCATTACCTGTCTTTTTGATCCAGAAAACATTTTATAAGGTACCAATTTGACAAACGAATATGTTATAATGAACTTCACCACAGATTACGCTGATTTACACAGATAAATATCATTCGCTATCAATTAATTTATTATCTTTGTATTTGTACTAAAAGAAACAAGATGTATTATGAAAGAGCCTGAAAAATACAAGCAACCAGAAGAGGAAACCACCCGACTGTCCGAGCCGACAGTAGCTTACAATAGTATGGCTTATCTCGAATTAGAAGCAGAAAAAGCAGAACTGATCCGGACTATTGCCAACATAGACAGTAAAGAAATCATCGATAAAGTGAAACAGAAACTTCACGATGTACTCGGTTTGAAAGAAAAAACTGTTGTTAAAAAAACAGTCCCTTGCCAACTCACAGAAGATGAAATTAAAGAAGAAATAGAACAAGCAATAGATGAAATACAACAAGGACAAACAATCAGTAGCCAAGAAATGCACACTACTTTTAAACACTATCTATTATGATGAAGATAGCATGGACAATTCGAGCACAAAAAAGAGTTATTGAAATTCTAGAATACAGCCAACAAGAGTTTGGCAACAAAGCAGCCGATCGCCTGGCAAGAACCATTGAGCAAAAAACGTTGCAATTAATCAATAACCCATTCCGAGGACCTGTAGAACTGATACTTGCCAAAGAAAAACAGATTAGCTGCCGATATTTACTCGTAAATCCTTATAAAATTATATATTATGTAGACGAAAAGGAAGAAACCATATTCATCGTAACTTTGTTTCATACACACCAACATCCTTCTAAGTTGAACAGAGAAGTCGGATTATAAAGACGGCATTCCTTTTATCTTCTGAACAAACCTCCCCCCTCGTCTGTTACAAGGACTCATAAACCTAAACCGTAACAGACGTATGGAAAAAAAGAAAATACCCGTCGCACTGATGATAGCGGCAGGAATGCTCTTATACAACAACACCGTCGCGGCGCAGAGCCTCCCTCCCACGCAGGAAACTTCGCAACATCAGCTTAGCTTTAACGAGGCGCTGCAACTGCTGCACAAAGGCAACCAAAGCCTGAAGATAGCCGACAAAGGCATCGACATAGCCCGTGCCGAACGTGGGAAGCTGAATGCTTTCTGGATGCCCAGCCTGCAATCGACCGGAGCATTTGTACACCTTTCGGAGAAGATAGAAGTGAAGCAACCGCTTTCTCAATTCACCGATCCGGCCAAAGACTTCGTACATTCCATCTTGCCGGACGATAAAATCATATCGTCCATACTCGATCAAATCGGAACGAACACCCTCATCTTTCCGTTGGCACCGCGCAACCTGACCACTGTCGACCTGACCGCCGAATGGGTATTGTTCGCCGGAGGCAAACGTATTCATGCCACTAAGATAGGCAATACGATGATAGACCTTGCCCGTGAGAACCGGGCACAGACCGATGCCACCCAACGAACACTGCTTGCCGAAAGCTACTACGGATTGCGCCTGGCACAAGAAATTGTCGGTGTCCGCCTGGAATCGTACAAAGCACTGAAGCTGCATTACGAGAACGCATTGAAACTGGAGTCCACCGGTATGATAGATAAAGCGGCACGCCTCTTTGCCCAAGTCAACATGGACGAAGCACTGCGTGAACTGGAAGCCGCCCGCAAGGAAGAGGCCGTGGTGCAACGCACCCTCAAGACCTTGCTGAATCTGGAGACGAGC containing:
- a CDS encoding type II toxin-antitoxin system RelE/ParE family toxin, which translates into the protein MMKIAWTIRAQKRVIEILEYSQQEFGNKAADRLARTIEQKTLQLINNPFRGPVELILAKEKQISCRYLLVNPYKIIYYVDEKEETIFIVTLFHTHQHPSKLNREVGL
- a CDS encoding TolC family protein produces the protein MLLYNNTVAAQSLPPTQETSQHQLSFNEALQLLHKGNQSLKIADKGIDIARAERGKLNAFWMPSLQSTGAFVHLSEKIEVKQPLSQFTDPAKDFVHSILPDDKIISSILDQIGTNTLIFPLAPRNLTTVDLTAEWVLFAGGKRIHATKIGNTMIDLARENRAQTDATQRTLLAESYYGLRLAQEIVGVRLESYKALKLHYENALKLESTGMIDKAARLFAQVNMDEALRELEAARKEEAVVQRTLKTLLNLETSGDISPSSPLFINDTLPPKMEFMQVVGISNYLLNQLSLQEHMAKQQVRIDQSGYLPNIALFGKQTLYSHGIQSNLLPRTMIGVGFTWNLFDGLEREKRIRQSRLTQQTLALGQEKARDDLSVGVDKLYTGLQKALDNVRALNTTIELSEELVRMRKKAFAEGMATSTEVVDAETLLSKTKVARLAAYYEYDVTLMNLLALCGIPEQFGSMKDVTSLPITENRRNEIEIE